The region AGTATTAATATGGTGCCttgcaatataaaaattggaatCAATTAtgggaaatatattaatttttgaaattacgaCTGTACAAGGctttaactgttaaaaatcaaatagtaatataagctaataattttaattctattgtaacttttatttgacctagtttttatttctaagGCAGTTTTATGCActgaaattgtattttaataaatattgtattatagatacatacattttatttacctttctatatcattatacaattatatgtattaaaaaaattgagtggGTTTTTTTAATAGTCAACTTGCTAATGCCGAGTAAAAAAAATCCAACACATTACGTTTAAGAACTAAAAAtctctttagtttatttaatttaaaatcaattattttttattgttcactgattcattttgaatttttataaatgacattaaacgtcaattaatataaatttttgcccAAAATTAACGCAGTAAATACATttcaaattctaattatagaaatttttgtGATGGACGTTTTTCGACCTAAGGTAATCTTATTTCAGTTATTGTTAGTAATTCATCCAACATTCACAAGTTtactaatttcagaatttaaatgCTCAAGGTGACAATAATTTAAGACATGCACCATCGTACGATTCACTAGAATTATCATGGGAAACTTTAAGAAGTCAAAGACCCGTCATAGTTGACCAAAATCAAACAGGACGACAAGTTACTCCAGAATCTTTCTTTCTATGTTTCATTGCATTTTTAGAGCTCGtgagtattaatattaaagaattacgcaatttataaatagtataatgataaaatattcctaAATCGTAAGACTCAaatggtaatttaataaatgaatataggCTAGACGTTAAATTACGgcgattatttcaatttaaaatttaataacccaTTTGCTGCATTCAaatgatcaaaaattaaatcaaatacaatTACTCCCTCATCAGATGCATCACATAAATATGTGTCAATTAGTGATAATATACATCGATCAAGTTACCTGGTATTTTTAACAGATAGAATAAATTTGACGCATAATTtgacatttcatttcaattccCTTCGCAAATATCTAAGATGAGTAATAATAGCGCTCCCATTACAATGAACAAGCTCTACATAGGAAATTTGCCAACCAATGTCGATGAGAATCAAATCAAGCACCTATTTGACCAACAAAGTTTAGCTTATAACAATATTCTCGTTAAACGCGGCGGATTCGCATTTGTTGATTGTCCGGATCAATCGGCAGCTGACAAAGCCATTGACAAACTAAATGGATTTAATTTCAACGGGtctgttttaaatgttgaGCCTTCCGTTGGGTCCATCAAGAAAAGGACTAATCCAGAACTCAATGATGCACCAATACATATACATTACTCGAACGGCAGAATGAGAGAGGGACGTCggaaaatgtaatatgttgcaaatttttattattgtttatgataaaactattataatgtACCATagacatatatattattaataaacagatttagcaaaatgtaataattatttaagtaatttttttatttaaactttgtcTTCGACattctttgttttaattatttacttcgcAGTTCGGTAATATTCTAAGCATCTTCCGACCACAGGCAGGGATGCTAGCTGTCCTATGggccattattattattattattattattattattattattattattattattattattatccttaaattcttttttcttcatatatataatctaaaaacatttatagcGAATTTCCATACATTCttctaatgtaatttttaggcCACTGGATTTGGTGTGCTGAGTGTAAGCATCCTGTCAATAGTGAGAAGATATCCCTATTCATTCCTGATAGAAATTGCGATGGACATAACATATTTTAGCATCCCTGGTGCGCTATTATGCTTCATCTGTTTTTGGATTGCCATATCCACAATGAACGAAAAAAATCCTCCGTTTTTAGGACTCGTCtgtttttgtaacaaaattataaaacacatattaatgttcattttttaacagttaatcGTATTTATGATTTTCTCATCGATATTGCTGCTAACTGGATCTTACATGGGTTTTGTGTACAAATCGAAAATGAAATATGCAAACGAATCAAAAAACGAactaataacaacaatactgAAATCGGAATTCGTAGCTTCTATGGGTGAATCTATAATAAAGTACGACACTAGCGATCCTCATAAATCTGCCTGGGACATCACACAGAGACGATTGGAATGTTGTGGCATTTTAAACGCGTCAGATTGGACAACTGTAAGGGGAGAAATTCCTGAATCTTGTTGCAAAaaggtaaattatattaattcaaatccatattaattatttagttatatatCATATCTTATACTATTTTTCAGGGTAAATGTACACTGCAAAATGCGTATCAAGTTAACTGTACAGTTAGTGTGGCTTATGATATTTATTGgtacaatgtttttatttcttacttGCATATTATTGTAGTTGGCATACATGTAagtgaaaaaatatgaaaattcttTGTTACGAATTTCAATACTTTTAGGTATTGTCTATATGCATTACactatatatatgttatatatggAGAAACCTTTAAAAGAACAACGaaagtattcaaaatatagtaatttccAAAAATCTCCAAcctttcattttaattgatagatCATGGAATTAAGAAGAAATTtccaaacgaaataaaaattgtttacgtcTGATTAAataccttttatttattttgttttaatattgatataacaagaaataaataagtaacaaACGTAtaaaaagcaaaattaaataaaatggtggATAGCTGTCATGATTACTTCACAAATAAATGGAATGTTGATcacatacaaataattaattcaaatatcaaTATTCGTATACGCCTTCATTTTTGGACAAAAACCTTATACACATTTAGAAtgagtataaatttataacagtCTTTCAATAATTTGGTTAATGAACAATTGTATTCTGAATTCTTAAGTTTACGTCAATATTTGTGATTTGTCCAATTTTGCACAGTTgttcattaaacaatttaagaatTCGCTGCCTTCATACaggtactaaaatattttacaaaattagaacaaataagaatgttaaattaatttgttatatactttttacaaTATGGACAAATGTACatagttttacaattttaatcacaTGATTACAACATCTAActtcaaactattttttgggAATCTCCCATACTACGGAATATTACAacttcataaaaatgttataaaaaagttttatatttaagtttaagttaGATTTTGTACAGTAAGCATACAATATGGTACATTGAATATCTGTAAGCTATTTATTGGACCTTAACATTAGATGgaacatgaaaattaataaaactattgtcAACATAAATCAGACTACAAAAACAAGATAAATGAAAACACAACCAATTTTTGAAATcagttaaaaagtttaaatatcacAGATAGTTCAAAAATGACGGTTTAATTATGTCAATAAGATAAAACAGATTATTTTATCTGCCATtacaatattagtaatataacCACAgtattttgttacaattattaatgtctTTTTGAGAAATTGTgagtatttaattacatattcataattagttCAGATCTAACAGTGgcaaaattgacaatttttacaattaatatgttttaaatatttgaaaatgttcattaatatttcaaattatcatttttgacttaaattatgttttatatcataaactatttatataaaatttgacaattttaccattaaaaatatattactataaATTCATGTCCTAAAACTACATTGGCACTTGGACCATATTATAAagtagttaaataataattatcgtcTATTTATGCAAGTTTGTATCGAAGCTTAAGCAATTGTATACTGTCAATATTTTAGTCAAAATTCTATATGATGTAAACATAAACtacataacaaaatatttttccatccAGAGAATTTCAActaaaatcaacaaataataCCACAACATTTGCgcgtaatataaaatacaattgtaTATTGTAATGACAAATTCTTTTGTTTCACCATAGGCTGTCCGAAATTTCGTTATCGTTAATTTGTTCTCCATGAAACAGAACGGTAGCTACGCTTATAGAACACAGACAAATGGTAATCACACCCAGTAGGATATAGACGGATGTTATAAGCCAAAAGGCGAACAGATAAAGATTTTTGTTACAGTATTTACCGTACGTCGGATCGAAGTTCGGTTCATACTCTTTGTAAACCCATACGGatcc is a window of Aethina tumida isolate Nest 87 chromosome 7, icAetTumi1.1, whole genome shotgun sequence DNA encoding:
- the LOC109594557 gene encoding tetraspanin-36-like, whose translation is MDVFRPKNLNAQGDNNLRHAPSYDSLELSWETLRSQRPVIVDQNQTGRQVTPESFFLCFIAFLELATGFGVLSVSILSIVRRYPYSFLIEIAMDITYFSIPGALLCFICFWIAISTMNEKNPPFLGLLIVFMIFSSILLLTGSYMGFVYKSKMKYANESKNELITTILKSEFVASMGESIIKYDTSDPHKSAWDITQRRLECCGILNASDWTTVRGEIPESCCKKGKCTLQNAYQVNCTVSVAYDIYWYNVFISYLHIIVVGIHVLSICITLYICYIWRNL
- the LOC126266247 gene encoding insulin-like growth factor 2 mRNA-binding protein 3-A, with the translated sequence MSNNSAPITMNKLYIGNLPTNVDENQIKHLFDQQSLAYNNILVKRGGFAFVDCPDQSAADKAIDKLNGFNFNGSVLNVEPSVGSIKKRTNPELNDAPIHIHYSNGRMREGRRKM